Proteins encoded by one window of Arachis hypogaea cultivar Tifrunner chromosome 1, arahy.Tifrunner.gnm2.J5K5, whole genome shotgun sequence:
- the LOC112705852 gene encoding glucan endo-1,3-beta-glucosidase 1 isoform X3 encodes MAISKLTRTNTFLFFFFFFFLLFCTELPTPSLAQENQSDQPYVGVNIGTDVSNLLPPSQLVAFLQLQKITHIRIYDANPDILKALSRTKIRVIISVPNNQLLAIGSSNTTAASWIDRNVVSFYPDTLITAISVGDEVLTTVPSSAPLILPAIQSLYSALVASNLHQHIKISTPHAASIILDPFPPSQAFFNQSFSSVIVPLLQFLSRTGSPLMMNLYPYYVFMQNKGVVPIDNALFKPLTPSKEMVDPNTLLHYTNVLDAMVDAAYFSMKNLNITDVVVLVTETGWPSKGDSKEPYATKDNADTYNSNLISHILGHGGTPLHPETTSSVYIYELFNEDLRSPPVSEANWGLFYGNTTPAYLLHVSGIGTFMANDTTNQTYCIAMDGFDTKTLQAALDWACGPGRANCSEIQPGESCYQPNNVKSHASYAFDSYFQKEGKAPGTCDFKGVAMITTTDPTRK; translated from the exons ATGGCAATTTCTAAGCTCACTCGCACTAAcacctttctcttcttcttcttcttcttcttcctccttttctGCACTGAACTACCGACACCATCACTAG CGCAGGAAAACCAAAGCGACCAGCCATACGTGGGAGTCAACATTGGCACGGACGTCTCCAACCTTCTACCGCCATCGCAACTGGTTGCGTTTCTTCAGCTTCAGAAGATAACGCACATAAGAATCTACGATGCAAACCCAGACATACTCAAAGCACTCTCACGCACCAAGATTCGCGTCATCATCAGCGTCCCCAACAACCAGCTCCTCGCCATTGGCTCCTCCAACACCACCGCCGCCTCATGGATCGACCGGAACGTCGTCTCTTTCTACCCGGACACACTCATCACCGCCATTTCCGTCGGCGACGAAGTTCTAACCACCGTCCCCTCCTCCGCACCTCTCATCCTCCCCGCCATTCAGTCCCTCTACAGCGCCCTCGTCGCCTCCAACCTCCACCAGCACATCAAGATTTCAACCCCTCACGCCGCTTCCATTATCCTCGACCCTTTTCCTCCTTCTCAGGCTTTCTTCAACCAGAGCTTCTCCTCTGTCATCGTCCCTCTCCTTCAGTTTCTCTCCAGAACCGGCTCCCCCTTGATGATGAACCTTTACCCTTACTACGTCTTCATGCAGAACAAGGGTGTGGTTCCAATCGACAATGCTCTCTTCAAACCCTTGACTCCTTCTAAGGAAATGGTTGACCCCAACACCTTGCTTCACTACACCAATGTCCTTGATGCCATGGTCGATGCTGCTTATTTCTCAATGAAGAACCTTAACATCACTGATGTCGTGGTCCTTGTTACCGAAACAGGGTGGCCTTCAAAGGGTGATTCCAAAGAACCTTATGCTACCAAGGACAATGCAGACACCTACAATTCAAACTTGATTAGCCATATTTTGGGTCACGGCGGAACCCCTCTACATCCGGAAACAACTTCCAGTGTGTATATCTACGAGCTGTTCAATGAGGACCTGAGGTCGCCGCCGGTCTCGGAGGCGAATTGGGGACTCTTCTATGGAAACACCACGCCGGCGTATCTGCTTCATGTCTCCGGGATTGGCACCTTTATGGCCAATGATACTACCAATCAGACATACTGCATTGCCATGGATGGTTTTGATACCAAGACTTTGCAGGCTGCACTTGATTGGGCTTGTGGGCCGGGCCGGGCTAATTGCTCCGAGATTCAGCCCGGTGAGAGTTGTTATCAGCCTAACAATGTGAAGAGCCATGCTTCTTATGCCTTTGATAGCTATTTCCAGAAGGAAGGGAAGGCTCCTGGGACTTGTGATTTCAAAGGTGTAGCTATGATCACTACAACAGATCCCA CAAGAAAGTGA
- the LOC112705852 gene encoding glucan endo-1,3-beta-glucosidase 1 isoform X1, with product MAISKLTRTNTFLFFFFFFFLLFCTELPTPSLAQENQSDQPYVGVNIGTDVSNLLPPSQLVAFLQLQKITHIRIYDANPDILKALSRTKIRVIISVPNNQLLAIGSSNTTAASWIDRNVVSFYPDTLITAISVGDEVLTTVPSSAPLILPAIQSLYSALVASNLHQHIKISTPHAASIILDPFPPSQAFFNQSFSSVIVPLLQFLSRTGSPLMMNLYPYYVFMQNKGVVPIDNALFKPLTPSKEMVDPNTLLHYTNVLDAMVDAAYFSMKNLNITDVVVLVTETGWPSKGDSKEPYATKDNADTYNSNLISHILGHGGTPLHPETTSSVYIYELFNEDLRSPPVSEANWGLFYGNTTPAYLLHVSGIGTFMANDTTNQTYCIAMDGFDTKTLQAALDWACGPGRANCSEIQPGESCYQPNNVKSHASYAFDSYFQKEGKAPGTCDFKGVAMITTTDPSHGSCIFPGSKKVSNKTKDVVNSTQSSSAGEKLLRCRTFSFLKISAFSNILHIFLAAYFPIFLLVLL from the exons ATGGCAATTTCTAAGCTCACTCGCACTAAcacctttctcttcttcttcttcttcttcttcctccttttctGCACTGAACTACCGACACCATCACTAG CGCAGGAAAACCAAAGCGACCAGCCATACGTGGGAGTCAACATTGGCACGGACGTCTCCAACCTTCTACCGCCATCGCAACTGGTTGCGTTTCTTCAGCTTCAGAAGATAACGCACATAAGAATCTACGATGCAAACCCAGACATACTCAAAGCACTCTCACGCACCAAGATTCGCGTCATCATCAGCGTCCCCAACAACCAGCTCCTCGCCATTGGCTCCTCCAACACCACCGCCGCCTCATGGATCGACCGGAACGTCGTCTCTTTCTACCCGGACACACTCATCACCGCCATTTCCGTCGGCGACGAAGTTCTAACCACCGTCCCCTCCTCCGCACCTCTCATCCTCCCCGCCATTCAGTCCCTCTACAGCGCCCTCGTCGCCTCCAACCTCCACCAGCACATCAAGATTTCAACCCCTCACGCCGCTTCCATTATCCTCGACCCTTTTCCTCCTTCTCAGGCTTTCTTCAACCAGAGCTTCTCCTCTGTCATCGTCCCTCTCCTTCAGTTTCTCTCCAGAACCGGCTCCCCCTTGATGATGAACCTTTACCCTTACTACGTCTTCATGCAGAACAAGGGTGTGGTTCCAATCGACAATGCTCTCTTCAAACCCTTGACTCCTTCTAAGGAAATGGTTGACCCCAACACCTTGCTTCACTACACCAATGTCCTTGATGCCATGGTCGATGCTGCTTATTTCTCAATGAAGAACCTTAACATCACTGATGTCGTGGTCCTTGTTACCGAAACAGGGTGGCCTTCAAAGGGTGATTCCAAAGAACCTTATGCTACCAAGGACAATGCAGACACCTACAATTCAAACTTGATTAGCCATATTTTGGGTCACGGCGGAACCCCTCTACATCCGGAAACAACTTCCAGTGTGTATATCTACGAGCTGTTCAATGAGGACCTGAGGTCGCCGCCGGTCTCGGAGGCGAATTGGGGACTCTTCTATGGAAACACCACGCCGGCGTATCTGCTTCATGTCTCCGGGATTGGCACCTTTATGGCCAATGATACTACCAATCAGACATACTGCATTGCCATGGATGGTTTTGATACCAAGACTTTGCAGGCTGCACTTGATTGGGCTTGTGGGCCGGGCCGGGCTAATTGCTCCGAGATTCAGCCCGGTGAGAGTTGTTATCAGCCTAACAATGTGAAGAGCCATGCTTCTTATGCCTTTGATAGCTATTTCCAGAAGGAAGGGAAGGCTCCTGGGACTTGTGATTTCAAAGGTGTAGCTATGATCACTACAACAGATCCCA GTCACGGGAGCTGTATATTTCCAGGAAG CAAGAAAGTGAGCAACAAGACAAAGGATGTGGTGAACTCTACTCAATCAAGCAGTGCTGGGGAGAAGTTATTGAGGTGCAGAACATTCAGCTTCCTCAAAATAAGTGCTTTTAGCAACATTTTGCACATTTTCTTAGCTGCATATTTCCCCATTTTTTTGTTAGTCCTTTTGTGA
- the LOC112705852 gene encoding glucan endo-1,3-beta-glucosidase 1 isoform X2 — protein MAISKLTRTNTFLFFFFFFFLLFCTELPTPSLAQENQSDQPYVGVNIGTDVSNLLPPSQLVAFLQLQKITHIRIYDANPDILKALSRTKIRVIISVPNNQLLAIGSSNTTAASWIDRNVVSFYPDTLITAISVGDEVLTTVPSSAPLILPAIQSLYSALVASNLHQHIKISTPHAASIILDPFPPSQAFFNQSFSSVIVPLLQFLSRTGSPLMMNLYPYYVFMQNKGVVPIDNALFKPLTPSKEMVDPNTLLHYTNVLDAMVDAAYFSMKNLNITDVVVLVTETGWPSKGDSKEPYATKDNADTYNSNLISHILGHGGTPLHPETTSSVYIYELFNEDLRSPPVSEANWGLFYGNTTPAYLLHVSGIGTFMANDTTNQTYCIAMDGFDTKTLQAALDWACGPGRANCSEIQPGESCYQPNNVKSHASYAFDSYFQKEGKAPGTCDFKGVAMITTTDPSHGSCIFPGRK, from the exons ATGGCAATTTCTAAGCTCACTCGCACTAAcacctttctcttcttcttcttcttcttcttcctccttttctGCACTGAACTACCGACACCATCACTAG CGCAGGAAAACCAAAGCGACCAGCCATACGTGGGAGTCAACATTGGCACGGACGTCTCCAACCTTCTACCGCCATCGCAACTGGTTGCGTTTCTTCAGCTTCAGAAGATAACGCACATAAGAATCTACGATGCAAACCCAGACATACTCAAAGCACTCTCACGCACCAAGATTCGCGTCATCATCAGCGTCCCCAACAACCAGCTCCTCGCCATTGGCTCCTCCAACACCACCGCCGCCTCATGGATCGACCGGAACGTCGTCTCTTTCTACCCGGACACACTCATCACCGCCATTTCCGTCGGCGACGAAGTTCTAACCACCGTCCCCTCCTCCGCACCTCTCATCCTCCCCGCCATTCAGTCCCTCTACAGCGCCCTCGTCGCCTCCAACCTCCACCAGCACATCAAGATTTCAACCCCTCACGCCGCTTCCATTATCCTCGACCCTTTTCCTCCTTCTCAGGCTTTCTTCAACCAGAGCTTCTCCTCTGTCATCGTCCCTCTCCTTCAGTTTCTCTCCAGAACCGGCTCCCCCTTGATGATGAACCTTTACCCTTACTACGTCTTCATGCAGAACAAGGGTGTGGTTCCAATCGACAATGCTCTCTTCAAACCCTTGACTCCTTCTAAGGAAATGGTTGACCCCAACACCTTGCTTCACTACACCAATGTCCTTGATGCCATGGTCGATGCTGCTTATTTCTCAATGAAGAACCTTAACATCACTGATGTCGTGGTCCTTGTTACCGAAACAGGGTGGCCTTCAAAGGGTGATTCCAAAGAACCTTATGCTACCAAGGACAATGCAGACACCTACAATTCAAACTTGATTAGCCATATTTTGGGTCACGGCGGAACCCCTCTACATCCGGAAACAACTTCCAGTGTGTATATCTACGAGCTGTTCAATGAGGACCTGAGGTCGCCGCCGGTCTCGGAGGCGAATTGGGGACTCTTCTATGGAAACACCACGCCGGCGTATCTGCTTCATGTCTCCGGGATTGGCACCTTTATGGCCAATGATACTACCAATCAGACATACTGCATTGCCATGGATGGTTTTGATACCAAGACTTTGCAGGCTGCACTTGATTGGGCTTGTGGGCCGGGCCGGGCTAATTGCTCCGAGATTCAGCCCGGTGAGAGTTGTTATCAGCCTAACAATGTGAAGAGCCATGCTTCTTATGCCTTTGATAGCTATTTCCAGAAGGAAGGGAAGGCTCCTGGGACTTGTGATTTCAAAGGTGTAGCTATGATCACTACAACAGATCCCA GTCACGGGAGCTGTATATTTCCAGGAAG AAAGTGA
- the LOC112705872 gene encoding uncharacterized protein, whose product MKRVPLLHCISCFSSISSSLISVRFLLLNPRTPKQSLIPVFYNSIPIKMSWACKKCTFVNPPSQKSQCEICSSSSSPPPLPSSSSSSPPKWSCKACTFLNPFKNSACEVCDTRCPVLSLSNVDDLNDTLQDAENDASVGSVFFPLRHCKRKATYDDDSAEPAPFRDVKAKASNDSIHLSSDDELVPEGKNAASGKDFTTLKILSYNVWFREDLELNKRMKAIGDLVQLHSPDFICLQEVTPNIFDIFKQSSWWNAYRCSVSSDKAYSRPYFCMLLSKLPVKSFSSKPFSNSIMGRELCIAEVEVAGGKSLVVATSHLESPCPAPPKWDQMYSKERVQQANEALSLLKKYPNVIFGGDMNWDDKLDGEYPLQNEWIDAWSELRPKEIGWTYDTKSNQMLSGNRTLQKRLDRFICRFHDLMITSIDMIGKDAIPGVIYTKEKKVRKEIKQLVLPVLPSDHYGLLLTISNK is encoded by the exons aTGAAACGAGTACCACTGCTGCACTGCATCTCCTGTTTTTCATCAATATCATCGTCGTTAATCTCTGTGAGGTTTCTTCTCTTGAACCCTAGAACTCCGAAACAATCCCTAATCCCTGTATTTTACAATTCCATTCCAATCAAAATGTCTTGGGCATGCAAAAAATGCACCTTTGTAAACCCACCTTCCCAAAAATCCCAATGCGAAATCTGCTCCTCTTCGTCCTCCCCGCCCCCTCTtccgtcttcctcttcttcttcgccCCCAAAGTGGTCGTGCAAGGCTTGCACTTTTCTCAACCCTTTCAAAAACTCTGCTTGCGAAGTTTGCGACACTCGCTGCCCCGTTCTCTCCCTTTCCAACGTCGACGATTTGAACGACACACTTCAAGACGCTGAGAACGACGCTTCTGTGGGCTCTGTCTTCTTCCCTCTTCGACACTGTAAGAGGAAGGCCACCTATGACGACGATTCTGCTGAGCCAGCGCCATTTCGAGACGTAAAAGCCAAAGCCTCCAATGATTCCATCCATCTCAGTAGTGATGATGAGCTTGTTCCTGAGGGAAAAAATGCTGCTTCGGGCAAAGATTTCACTACATTGAAGATATTAAGCTACAATGTATGGTTTAGGGAGGATTTGGAGTTGAACAAGAGGATGAAAGCAattggtgaccttgttcagctgcatTCCCCTGATTTTATCTGCTTGCAG GAGGTTACTCCAAATATATTTGACATTTTCAAGCAGTCCAGCTGGTGGAATGCGTATCGTTGTTCGGTTTCTTCTGACAAGGCTTATTCAAGACCATATTTTTGTATGCTG TTAAGCAAGCTGCCAGTGAAATCTTTCAGCAGCAAACCCTTTAGCAATTCTATAATGGGAAGAGAACTGTGCATTGCTGAGGTCGAAGTTGCAGGTGGCAAGTCGTTGGTTGTTGCTACTAGCCATCTTGAAAGCCCCTGCCCGGCTCCACCAAAATGGGATCAGATGTACAGCAAGGAACGAGTGCAGCAGGCCAATGAGGCTCTGAGCCTTCTCAAGAAGTACCCAAATGTTATCTTTGGGGGTGACATGAACTGGGATGATAAATTGGATGGTGAATATCCTTTACAAAATGAGTGGATTGATGCCTGGTCTGAGCTGAGGCCAAAGGAAATTGGTTGGACATATGATACCAAATCGAACCAGATGTTATCGGGTAACCGTACTCTCCAGAAGCGGTTAGATCGGTTTATATGCCGTTTCCATGATCTTATGATAACTAGTATTGACATGATTGGGAAGGATGCAATACCCGGTGTGATATACACCAAAGAGAAGAAAGTTAGAAAAGAGATAAAACAACTGGTACTCCCTGTTTTGCCTAGTGATCATTATGGCCTGCTCTTGACAATTTCAAACAAGTAA